One Skermanella pratensis genomic window, CCGGCAGGCGTTCGGCGAGGACTGTACCGTGGTCGCGCCCGGCGAAGGCATCTCGATGCAGCAATTCGTGCCGCCCCGGCGGATCATCATCACGAACATGGCGAATGACATGGTCACGGGAGCCGCCTGCTATTAGCCGGCTGCCGGCCAAAGATCAGGGCTGGCCGGCGGTCCCGCCGACCTCGTTCGCCGGGGTGTGCATGTCCGGGGCCACGGGACCGCCCTCGGCCGCCGTGCCGGAAAGCCTGGCGGCGATCTCGGCGACGTGCCGGCCCTGGAAGCGGGCTCCATCCAGCTCGTTCCGGCTGGGCTGACGCGACCCGTCGCCGCCGGCCAGGGTGCTGGCGCCATAGGGCGTTCCGCCGCTGACCTCGTCCAGCCGCGTCTGTCCGGGGAAGCTGTAGGGCAGTCCCACGATGATCATGCCGTGGTGCATCAGGTTGGTGATGATCGAGAACAGGGTGGTTTCCTGCCCGCCATGCTGGGAGGCGGTGCTGGTGAAGGCGCTGCCGACCTTGCCGACCAGCGCCCCCTTGACCCACAGGCCGCCGGTCTGGTCCCAGAAGTTCGCCATCTGGGACGTGATGCGGCCATAGCGGGTGGGCGTGCCGACGATGATGGCGTCGTATGCGCCGAGCTCGTCCGGGCTGGCAATGGGCGCTGCCTGGTCCAGCTTCATGTGGGCGGCGCGGGCGACGTCCTCGGGAACGAGTTCCGGCACCCGCTTGACGGCGACCTCCGTGCCCGGCACCGACCGGGCTCCCTCGGCAATGGCGTTCGCCATCTGCTCGACATGACCATAGCTCGAATAATACAGCACCAGCACTTTCGGCATCGACCAACACCCTCTCGAAGACAGCGGAACATGTCCGGCGCCGATCGGGGGCGACGCCGGCCTGCCGTGACAACCGCCGCTGTTTCTCTTTGTTCCTGATCGGGCACCGGGATGAAGGCGCCCCGAAAGGCCGACCTGCCGTCGAGACCATGCCGGACGCGGGTTGTTGAGAAGAACGAGCCTCGCGGG contains:
- the wrbA gene encoding NAD(P)H:quinone oxidoreductase translates to MPKVLVLYYSSYGHVEQMANAIAEGARSVPGTEVAVKRVPELVPEDVARAAHMKLDQAAPIASPDELGAYDAIIVGTPTRYGRITSQMANFWDQTGGLWVKGALVGKVGSAFTSTASQHGGQETTLFSIITNLMHHGMIIVGLPYSFPGQTRLDEVSGGTPYGASTLAGGDGSRQPSRNELDGARFQGRHVAEIAARLSGTAAEGGPVAPDMHTPANEVGGTAGQP